One part of the Paraburkholderia flagellata genome encodes these proteins:
- a CDS encoding MBL fold metallo-hydrolase has product MNALEHQLDYPYADTLPEPGLAFDVAPGVKWLRMPLPFALDHINLWLLRDEIDGQQGWTVVDCGITNDTIKARWEAVFENQLEGLPVLRVLVTHCHPDHIGLAHWICAGGDKARWDVRLWTTLGEYMQARVMAAGDGSNAGGEGAARHFARHGLTDEASLDKLRNRRGYYGSLVPALPTQYRRLREADTVAIGGRDWRVITGYGHSPEHCALFCEETGVLISGDMVLPRISTNVSVFDMEPEGNPLGLYLESLGRYETLPENTLVLPSHGKPFRGVRTRIAQLRAHHDARLAEVLEACERAPQSAADIVPMMFKRELDIHQMTFAMGEALAHLNLLWLAGKLTRTTGADRVIRFAA; this is encoded by the coding sequence ATGAACGCCCTCGAACACCAGCTCGACTATCCCTACGCCGACACCCTGCCGGAGCCCGGCCTCGCCTTCGATGTCGCGCCGGGCGTGAAATGGCTGCGCATGCCGCTGCCGTTTGCGCTCGACCACATCAACCTCTGGCTGCTGCGCGACGAGATCGACGGCCAGCAAGGCTGGACCGTGGTGGACTGCGGCATCACCAACGACACCATCAAGGCCCGCTGGGAAGCCGTGTTCGAGAACCAGCTGGAAGGCCTGCCGGTGCTGCGCGTGCTCGTCACGCACTGCCATCCCGACCATATCGGCCTCGCTCACTGGATCTGCGCGGGCGGCGACAAAGCACGCTGGGACGTGCGCCTGTGGACCACGCTCGGCGAATACATGCAGGCCCGCGTGATGGCCGCCGGCGACGGCTCGAACGCGGGCGGCGAAGGCGCGGCGCGCCATTTCGCGCGCCACGGCCTCACGGACGAAGCTTCGCTCGACAAGCTGCGCAACCGCCGCGGCTATTACGGCAGCCTCGTACCCGCGCTGCCCACGCAGTACCGTCGCCTGCGAGAAGCCGATACGGTGGCGATCGGTGGGCGCGACTGGCGCGTCATCACGGGCTACGGCCATTCGCCCGAGCATTGCGCGCTGTTTTGCGAAGAGACCGGCGTGCTGATCTCCGGCGACATGGTGCTGCCGCGCATCTCGACCAACGTCTCCGTGTTCGACATGGAGCCGGAGGGCAACCCGCTCGGCCTGTATCTGGAATCGCTCGGCCGCTACGAAACGCTGCCCGAGAACACGCTCGTGCTGCCCTCGCACGGCAAGCCGTTCCGGGGCGTGCGCACGCGTATCGCGCAACTGCGCGCGCACCATGACGCGCGTCTCGCCGAGGTGCTGGAAGCATGCGAGCGAGCGCCGCAAAGCGCCGCCGACATCGTGCCGATGATGTTCAAGCGCGAACTCGACATCCACCAGATGACCTTCGCAATGGGCGAAGCGCTCGCGCACCTGAACCTGCTGTGGCTCGCGGGCAAGCTCACGCGCACGACCGGCGCGGACCGGGTGATCCGCTTCGCCGCCTGA
- the lolA gene encoding outer membrane lipoprotein chaperone LolA, producing MQYPAGLPTRFARTARRALFRAAFATLGASVLIVSQAYASGTDQLKQFVSQVHSARGSFVQRELKAPSGAKNASDAIATATLNAKTSSGTFVFARPGKFIWSYEKPYQQLLQSDGDNLFVYDKDLNQVTERKLGGALGASPAAILFGSNDLDKNFTLSDAGVKNGIDWLELIPKSKDTQFKSVGIGFRDGNLEAMELHDVFGNVTLLTFSNIEKNPPLPASTFKFVRPQGADLITGGSN from the coding sequence ATGCAGTATCCGGCTGGACTTCCGACCCGCTTTGCGCGCACTGCGCGCCGCGCGCTTTTCCGCGCGGCTTTTGCCACACTCGGCGCGTCGGTCCTGATCGTCTCGCAGGCATATGCGAGCGGCACCGATCAACTCAAGCAGTTCGTCTCGCAGGTCCATTCCGCGCGCGGCAGCTTCGTGCAGCGCGAACTCAAGGCGCCGTCGGGTGCGAAGAACGCCAGCGACGCCATTGCCACGGCCACGCTGAACGCCAAAACGTCGAGCGGCACGTTCGTGTTCGCGCGGCCCGGCAAGTTCATCTGGTCGTATGAGAAGCCGTATCAGCAGCTCCTGCAGTCGGACGGCGACAACCTCTTCGTCTACGACAAGGACTTGAACCAGGTGACCGAGCGCAAGCTTGGCGGCGCGCTCGGCGCGAGCCCGGCGGCGATCCTGTTCGGCAGCAACGATCTCGACAAGAACTTCACGCTCTCGGATGCGGGCGTGAAGAACGGCATCGACTGGCTGGAGCTGATTCCGAAGTCGAAGGACACGCAGTTCAAGAGCGTGGGCATCGGCTTTCGCGACGGCAACCTCGAAGCCATGGAACTCCATGACGTGTTCGGCAACGTGACGCTGCTCACGTTCTCCAACATCGAAAAGAACCCGCCACTGCCGGCTTCGACCTTCAAGTTCGTGCGGCCTCAGGGCGCCGATCTGATCACGGGCGGCTCGAACTAG
- a CDS encoding DNA translocase FtsK: MAKAPYSAQAQALPHRMSRLFTEIRWILQVALGVFLLMALISYSRHDPSWTHAAQVDHISNWAGRVGARVSDILLLLFGLSAYWWIVLLGRLISANYQRITRNEAIADDDDDKPRDISWVAEALSFVLVMLSSCGIEALRMWSLKVQLPQTPGGVVGGAVARGVSHALGFTGGTLALLLALGIGLSLYFRFSWLSVAERVGEYIINAVTMARLRREAGRDRKLGEAAAVKREGKVERGRVKIEEHEPVTIVPPVVTPQRSERVEKERQVPLFKDLPGDSTLPAISLLDPASATQETISDDTLEFTSRLIEKKLKDFGVDVAVVAAYPGPVVTRYEIEPATGVKGSQIVNLAKDLARSLSLVSIRVVETIPGKNFMALELPNQRRQTVRLSEILGSAVYSDAPSALTMGLGKDIGGKPVCADLGKMPHLLVAGTTGSGKSVGINAMILSLLYKASAEQVRMILIDPKMLEMSVYEGIPHLLCPVVTDMRQAGNALNWTVAEMERRYKLMSKLGVRNLAGYNNKIEEANKREEKIPNPFSLTPDDPEPCQKLPHIVVVIDELADLMMVVGKKVEELIARIAQKARAAGIHLILATQRPSVDVITGLIKANVPTRIAFQVSSKIDSRTILDQMGAESLLGMGDMLYLPPGSGLPVRVHGAFVGDDEVHRVVEKLKEQGEPNYIEGILEGGVGGEGDEGTAAGTSGTGDESDPLYDQAVEVVIKNRRASISLVQRHLRIGYNRAARLLEQMEQSGLVSAMSSSGNREILVPSRGDAE; this comes from the coding sequence ATGGCCAAAGCTCCCTATTCCGCGCAGGCGCAGGCATTGCCTCACCGCATGTCGCGCCTTTTCACCGAAATTCGCTGGATCCTGCAGGTCGCGCTAGGCGTGTTCCTGCTGATGGCGCTCATCAGCTACAGCCGCCACGACCCGAGCTGGACGCACGCGGCCCAGGTCGACCACATCTCGAACTGGGCCGGGCGCGTCGGCGCGCGCGTCTCGGACATCCTGCTGCTGCTGTTCGGCCTCTCCGCCTACTGGTGGATCGTGCTGCTCGGGCGCCTCATCTCGGCGAACTACCAGCGCATCACGCGCAACGAGGCGATTGCCGACGATGACGACGACAAGCCGCGCGACATCAGCTGGGTCGCCGAAGCCTTGTCGTTCGTGCTCGTCATGCTGTCGAGCTGCGGCATCGAAGCGCTGCGCATGTGGTCGCTCAAAGTGCAACTGCCCCAGACGCCTGGCGGCGTGGTGGGCGGGGCGGTTGCGCGAGGCGTTTCGCACGCACTCGGCTTCACGGGAGGCACGCTCGCGCTCTTGCTCGCGCTCGGGATCGGTCTCTCGCTCTATTTCCGCTTCTCGTGGCTTTCGGTTGCCGAAAGAGTCGGCGAGTACATCATCAACGCGGTGACCATGGCCAGGCTGCGCCGCGAGGCTGGCCGCGACCGCAAGCTTGGCGAAGCGGCGGCCGTGAAGCGCGAAGGCAAGGTCGAGCGCGGCCGCGTGAAGATCGAGGAGCACGAGCCGGTCACGATCGTGCCACCAGTGGTCACGCCGCAGCGCTCCGAGCGCGTGGAAAAAGAGCGGCAGGTACCGCTCTTCAAGGACCTGCCGGGCGATTCCACGCTGCCAGCGATCTCGCTGCTCGACCCGGCGTCGGCAACCCAGGAAACCATCTCCGACGACACGCTCGAATTCACCTCGCGCTTGATCGAGAAGAAGCTCAAGGACTTTGGCGTGGACGTGGCCGTGGTGGCCGCGTATCCGGGGCCGGTCGTCACGCGCTACGAGATCGAACCGGCCACAGGCGTGAAGGGCAGCCAGATCGTGAACCTCGCGAAGGACCTTGCGCGTTCGCTCTCACTCGTCTCGATCCGCGTGGTGGAAACGATTCCGGGCAAGAATTTCATGGCGCTGGAACTGCCGAACCAGCGCCGCCAGACCGTGCGCCTTTCCGAGATTCTCGGCTCGGCGGTTTATTCCGACGCGCCTTCAGCGCTTACCATGGGCCTTGGCAAGGACATCGGCGGCAAGCCGGTTTGCGCCGATCTCGGGAAGATGCCTCACCTGCTCGTGGCCGGCACGACCGGCTCGGGCAAGTCGGTGGGGATCAACGCGATGATCCTCTCGCTGCTGTACAAGGCGAGCGCGGAGCAGGTCCGCATGATCCTCATCGACCCGAAGATGCTCGAAATGAGCGTCTACGAGGGCATTCCGCATCTGCTCTGCCCGGTTGTCACCGACATGCGCCAGGCCGGCAACGCGCTGAACTGGACCGTGGCCGAGATGGAGCGCCGCTACAAGCTCATGAGCAAGCTGGGCGTGCGCAATCTGGCGGGCTACAACAACAAGATCGAAGAGGCGAACAAGCGCGAGGAGAAGATCCCGAACCCGTTCAGCCTCACGCCGGACGATCCGGAGCCGTGTCAGAAGCTGCCGCATATCGTGGTCGTGATCGACGAACTCGCCGACCTCATGATGGTGGTCGGCAAAAAGGTCGAAGAGCTGATCGCGCGTATCGCGCAGAAGGCGCGCGCGGCGGGTATTCACCTGATTCTCGCTACGCAGCGGCCTTCGGTGGACGTCATCACGGGCCTCATCAAGGCCAACGTGCCCACGCGTATTGCGTTCCAGGTGTCCTCGAAGATCGACTCGCGCACGATTCTCGACCAGATGGGCGCCGAGTCGCTGCTCGGCATGGGCGACATGCTCTACCTGCCGCCGGGCTCGGGCTTGCCCGTGCGCGTGCACGGCGCGTTCGTCGGCGACGACGAAGTGCATCGCGTGGTCGAGAAGCTCAAGGAGCAGGGCGAGCCGAACTATATCGAGGGCATCCTCGAAGGCGGCGTGGGAGGCGAGGGCGACGAGGGTACGGCTGCGGGAACCAGCGGCACCGGCGACGAGTCCGATCCGCTGTACGATCAGGCCGTCGAAGTGGTCATCAAGAATCGCCGCGCGTCGATTTCGCTCGTACAGCGGCACTTGCGCATTGGCTACAACCGGGCGGCGCGGCTGCTCGAACAGATGGAGCAGTCCGGGCTCGTTTCGGCGATGTCGTCGAGCGGCAACCGCGAGATCCTCGTGCCCAGCCGCGGCGACGCCGAATAG
- the trxB gene encoding thioredoxin-disulfide reductase: protein MSATKHAKVLILGSGPAGYTAAVYAARANLSPLLVTGLAQGGQLMTTTDVENWPADPNGVQGPELMQRFLEHAERFNTEIVFDHIHTAKLNEKPIRLIGDSGEYTCDSLVIATGASAQYLGLPSEELYMGRGVSACATCDGFFYRNQHVAVVGGGNTAVEEALYLSGIAKKVTVIHRRDKFRAEPILIDRLLEKEKEGVVEIKWDHVLDEVKGNEGGVNGLRIKNLKTGETTDLDLQGLFVAIGHKPNTDIFEGQLEMKNGYIITNGGLNGNATGTSVPGVFAAGDVQDHVYRQAITSAGTGCMAALDAQRYLETVNELGQAHVMSAEADR, encoded by the coding sequence ATGTCTGCAACCAAACACGCCAAAGTCCTGATTCTCGGTTCCGGCCCCGCCGGCTATACGGCTGCCGTTTATGCCGCGCGCGCGAACCTTTCGCCGCTGCTCGTCACCGGTCTTGCCCAGGGCGGCCAGCTCATGACGACGACCGACGTCGAAAACTGGCCCGCAGACCCGAACGGCGTGCAAGGCCCCGAGCTGATGCAGCGTTTCCTCGAGCACGCCGAGCGCTTCAACACGGAAATCGTGTTCGATCACATCCACACGGCCAAGCTGAACGAAAAGCCCATCCGCCTGATCGGCGACTCGGGCGAGTACACCTGCGACTCGCTCGTCATCGCGACTGGCGCGTCGGCGCAGTACCTCGGTCTGCCGAGCGAAGAACTGTACATGGGCCGCGGCGTCTCGGCCTGCGCAACCTGCGACGGCTTCTTCTATCGCAATCAGCACGTCGCCGTGGTTGGCGGCGGCAATACTGCGGTTGAAGAAGCGCTGTACCTCTCCGGCATCGCGAAGAAGGTCACGGTCATTCACCGCCGCGACAAGTTCCGCGCCGAGCCGATCCTGATCGACCGCCTGCTGGAAAAGGAAAAGGAAGGCGTGGTCGAGATCAAATGGGATCACGTGCTCGATGAAGTGAAGGGCAACGAAGGTGGCGTGAACGGCCTGCGCATCAAGAACCTGAAGACGGGCGAGACCACGGACCTCGATCTGCAGGGTCTGTTCGTTGCGATCGGCCACAAGCCGAACACGGATATCTTCGAAGGCCAGCTCGAGATGAAGAACGGCTACATCATCACGAACGGCGGCCTGAACGGCAACGCCACCGGCACGAGCGTCCCGGGCGTGTTCGCGGCCGGCGACGTGCAGGATCACGTCTACCGCCAGGCGATCACGAGCGCGGGTACGGGCTGTATGGCCGCACTCGACGCCCAACGCTACCTCGAAACCGTGAACGAACTGGGCCAGGCGCATGTGATGAGCGCCGAAGCCGATCGCTGA
- a CDS encoding Smr/MutS family protein, which translates to MPKNVPHPGEPKRPASARPAPAPAPLPAADEAASGKTASGLAGLGSLRDALKVQTRQRERERVVAQAARVEAAADSDLFRREIGQVAPLKQPTRAQPRREAPVPLPLQTRLDEQAVLHEAISDEFDPEALLDTDDSLYYHRPGVTEEVVKKLRRGTWIVQAQLDLHGMRREEAREALQNFIREAGKRGLRCVRVIHGKGLGSIGKEPVLKGKVRAWLVQKEEVIAFCQARPHDGGAGAVLVLLQPHPVGHGQHHHHAP; encoded by the coding sequence ATGCCCAAGAACGTGCCCCATCCGGGCGAGCCCAAGCGCCCCGCCTCCGCGCGCCCTGCTCCGGCGCCCGCGCCTCTTCCCGCAGCAGACGAAGCCGCGTCCGGGAAGACGGCTTCTGGCTTGGCCGGCCTCGGCAGCCTGCGCGACGCCCTCAAGGTGCAAACGCGCCAGCGCGAGCGCGAACGCGTGGTCGCACAGGCGGCGCGCGTCGAAGCCGCGGCCGACAGCGACCTCTTTCGCCGCGAGATCGGTCAGGTCGCACCGCTCAAGCAGCCGACGCGCGCGCAGCCGCGCCGCGAGGCCCCCGTGCCGCTGCCGCTGCAAACGCGCCTGGACGAGCAGGCCGTGCTGCACGAAGCGATCTCCGACGAATTCGACCCGGAAGCGCTTCTCGATACCGACGACTCGCTGTACTACCACCGCCCCGGCGTGACCGAGGAGGTCGTCAAGAAGCTGCGGCGCGGCACGTGGATCGTGCAGGCGCAGCTCGACCTGCACGGCATGCGCCGCGAAGAAGCGCGCGAGGCGTTGCAGAATTTCATCCGCGAGGCGGGCAAGCGCGGACTGCGCTGCGTGCGCGTGATCCACGGCAAGGGCCTCGGCTCCATCGGCAAGGAGCCGGTGCTCAAGGGCAAGGTGCGAGCGTGGCTCGTGCAGAAGGAAGAAGTGATCGCGTTCTGCCAGGCGCGGCCGCACGACGGCGGCGCGGGTGCGGTGCTCGTGCTGTTGCAGCCGCATCCGGTCGGGCACGGACAACACCATCATCACGCGCCCTGA
- a CDS encoding ABC transporter ATP-binding protein produces the protein MASLSIRDVYKTYPNGVPVLKGVNIDIEDGQFLILVGGSGCGKSTLLNMIAGLETVTKGEIMMDGKVVNNLSPKDRDIAMVFQSYALYPSMTVRENISFGLNIRKVPKAEQTQIVDRVSSMLQIQHLLDRKPGQLSGGQRQRVAMGRALARDPIMFLFDEPLSNLDAKLRIEMRSEIKLLHQRVGKTIVYVTHDQIEAMTLGDRIAVMKDGIVQQFGAPQDIYDSPSNLFVAGFIGAPPMNFINGKLVEQGSGIGIELDTGVARNVLNLPFEANKLRSQIGQEVVLGLRPERITDARSSHDGHGHELQRHSVKVDVIEPTGPDTLVFAQVNGKRIVSRVHPGANPQPLNNMDLLFDVSKAVLFDPKTEERLA, from the coding sequence ATGGCAAGCCTTTCCATTCGCGACGTCTACAAGACCTACCCGAACGGGGTCCCCGTCCTCAAGGGCGTGAACATCGACATCGAAGACGGCCAGTTCCTGATTCTGGTCGGCGGCTCGGGTTGCGGTAAGTCGACGCTGCTCAACATGATTGCGGGTCTTGAAACCGTGACCAAGGGCGAGATCATGATGGACGGCAAGGTGGTGAACAACCTCTCGCCGAAAGATCGCGATATCGCAATGGTGTTCCAGTCGTACGCGCTCTATCCGTCCATGACGGTGCGCGAGAACATCTCGTTCGGTCTGAATATCCGCAAGGTGCCGAAGGCGGAACAGACGCAGATCGTCGACCGCGTTTCCAGCATGCTGCAGATCCAGCATCTGCTTGACCGCAAGCCGGGCCAGCTCTCAGGCGGCCAGCGCCAGCGCGTCGCCATGGGTCGGGCGCTCGCACGCGACCCGATCATGTTCCTGTTCGACGAGCCGCTGTCGAACCTCGACGCCAAGCTGCGTATCGAGATGCGTTCGGAAATCAAGCTGCTGCATCAGCGCGTGGGCAAGACCATCGTCTACGTGACGCACGACCAGATCGAGGCAATGACGCTGGGCGACCGCATCGCAGTGATGAAGGACGGCATCGTGCAGCAGTTCGGCGCGCCGCAGGACATCTACGACTCGCCGTCGAACCTCTTCGTGGCGGGCTTCATCGGCGCGCCGCCGATGAACTTCATCAACGGCAAGCTGGTGGAGCAGGGCTCGGGTATTGGCATCGAACTGGACACGGGTGTGGCGCGCAATGTGCTGAACCTGCCGTTCGAAGCGAACAAACTGCGCAGCCAGATCGGCCAGGAAGTGGTGCTGGGCCTGCGCCCGGAGCGCATCACCGACGCGCGCAGCTCGCACGACGGCCATGGTCACGAACTGCAGCGCCACTCGGTGAAGGTCGACGTGATCGAGCCGACCGGTCCGGACACGCTCGTGTTCGCGCAGGTCAACGGCAAGCGCATCGTGAGCCGCGTCCACCCGGGCGCGAACCCGCAGCCGCTCAACAACATGGACCTGCTGTTCGACGTTTCGAAAGCCGTGCTGTTCGATCCGAAGACGGAAGAGCGCCTCGCCTGA
- a CDS encoding carbohydrate ABC transporter permease produces the protein MQPKMTVSRVVVYAALILFALYFLFPLYVMLSTSFKSLDQIHSGTMLSLPTSPTFAPWIKAWSEACTGVRCDGMQPFFMNSVKMVIPAVLISSIIGAFNGYVLTHWRFRGADALFTMLLVGCFIPFQAILLPMARLEGFLGLSNTIGGLVLVHVVYGIAFTTMFFRNFYVSVPAELVKAARIDGAGFFMIFTRIMMPISLPIFMVCLIWQFTQIWNDFLFGIVFSGVDSMPITVALNNLVNTSTGVKEYNVDMAGAIIAALPTLLVYVIAGRYFVRGLTAGAVKG, from the coding sequence ATGCAGCCTAAGATGACTGTGAGCCGCGTGGTCGTGTACGCGGCGCTGATCCTGTTCGCGCTGTACTTCCTGTTCCCGCTCTACGTGATGCTGTCGACGTCGTTCAAGTCGCTCGACCAGATTCACTCGGGCACCATGCTCTCGCTGCCCACGAGCCCGACCTTCGCGCCGTGGATCAAGGCGTGGAGCGAAGCGTGTACCGGCGTGCGCTGTGACGGCATGCAGCCGTTCTTCATGAACTCCGTGAAGATGGTGATTCCGGCCGTGCTGATCTCGTCGATCATCGGCGCGTTCAACGGTTACGTGCTCACGCACTGGCGTTTTCGCGGCGCGGACGCGCTCTTCACGATGCTGCTGGTGGGCTGCTTCATCCCGTTCCAGGCCATCCTGCTGCCGATGGCGCGTCTCGAAGGCTTCCTCGGCCTTTCGAACACGATCGGCGGCCTGGTGCTGGTGCACGTCGTGTACGGCATTGCGTTCACCACGATGTTCTTCCGCAACTTCTACGTGAGCGTGCCCGCTGAACTCGTGAAAGCCGCGCGCATCGACGGCGCCGGTTTCTTCATGATCTTCACGCGCATCATGATGCCGATCTCGCTGCCCATCTTCATGGTGTGCCTGATCTGGCAATTCACGCAGATCTGGAATGACTTCCTGTTCGGTATCGTGTTCTCGGGCGTCGATTCGATGCCGATCACGGTGGCGCTGAACAATCTCGTGAACACGTCCACGGGCGTGAAGGAATACAACGTCGACATGGCCGGCGCGATCATCGCCGCGCTGCCCACGCTGCTCGTCTACGTAATCGCCGGCCGCTACTTCGTGCGCGGTCTCACGGCGGGCGCGGTGAAGGGCTAA
- a CDS encoding carbohydrate ABC transporter permease translates to MTASLSGNGKAATPATRRASPMAALADRWIPKLVLSPSILISLFFVYGFILVTGYLSLSTSRLMPRYEFAGLDRYRELFSNDVWWTSAQNLGWFGIPFIAICVALGLFLAILLDQQIRQEGALRAVFLYPMALSYIVTGTAWQWIFNPDLGIQQVMHSIGWTSFQLDWLNNPDRAIFCIVVAAVWQSTGFCMALFLAGLRGVDSEIFKAAQVDGATLPTIYRKIVIPSMRPVFFSVLLILCHITIKTFDLVVALTAGGPGTSSSLPAIFMYTFSFNRGQLGVGAASSMMMLATVVAVLVPLMYLESRSTRNAA, encoded by the coding sequence GTGACTGCTTCTCTTAGCGGCAACGGCAAGGCGGCCACGCCTGCTACCCGCCGCGCGTCGCCCATGGCGGCGCTCGCAGACCGCTGGATCCCGAAGCTGGTGCTTTCGCCCAGCATTCTGATCAGCCTCTTTTTCGTCTACGGCTTCATTCTCGTTACCGGCTATTTGTCGCTTTCGACCTCGCGACTGATGCCTCGCTACGAATTCGCCGGTCTCGACCGCTATCGCGAGTTGTTCTCCAACGACGTCTGGTGGACGTCGGCGCAGAACCTCGGGTGGTTCGGCATCCCGTTCATCGCGATTTGCGTGGCGCTCGGGCTGTTCCTCGCGATCCTGCTCGACCAGCAGATTCGTCAGGAAGGCGCGTTGCGCGCCGTGTTCCTCTATCCGATGGCGCTTTCGTACATCGTCACGGGCACGGCCTGGCAGTGGATTTTCAATCCGGATCTCGGCATTCAGCAAGTGATGCACAGCATCGGCTGGACGAGCTTCCAGCTCGACTGGCTAAACAATCCGGACCGCGCCATTTTCTGTATCGTGGTCGCCGCTGTGTGGCAATCCACGGGCTTCTGCATGGCGCTATTCCTCGCCGGCCTGCGCGGTGTCGACAGCGAAATCTTCAAGGCGGCTCAGGTGGACGGCGCGACGCTGCCCACGATCTATCGCAAGATCGTGATTCCCAGCATGCGTCCGGTGTTTTTCTCGGTGCTGCTGATCCTGTGCCACATCACGATCAAGACGTTCGACCTGGTCGTCGCGCTCACCGCGGGCGGTCCGGGTACGTCGTCGTCGCTGCCGGCCATCTTCATGTACACGTTTTCGTTCAACCGCGGGCAACTCGGCGTTGGCGCAGCTTCGTCGATGATGATGCTCGCGACGGTGGTGGCCGTGCTCGTGCCGCTCATGTATCTGGAATCGAGGAGCACGCGCAATGCAGCCTAA
- a CDS encoding ABC transporter substrate-binding protein: protein MKFRAIMGALCAAGLLGGVATAQAAESLEVLHWWTSGGESKAVGVLKDDMTKQGYVWKDFAVAGGAGAAAMTALKTQVISGNAPSAAQIKGPLIQEWAEQGVLVPIDSVAGDWKANLPPQIDKIIHADGHYVAAPFSVHRVNWVWINKAALDKVGGKAPTTWPEFFALADKFKAAGIQPVAAGGQPWQDLTLWEDVVLSQGADFYKKALVDLDQKTLTSQQMVGVFDTVRKIESYMDNGRTGRDWNLATAMVINGKAGMQFMGDWAKGEFANANKQPGTDYVCAAVPGTAKSYTFNVDSFVFFQQKGQKAATPGQLALAKTIMSPEFQEQFSLYKGSIPVRLGVDMSKFDDCAKKSYADEQTAIKAGGYVPSLAHGMAQPDAAAGAITDVVTKFMNSNQDSKSAVEALAKAAKTK from the coding sequence ATGAAATTCCGCGCGATCATGGGCGCCCTGTGCGCAGCAGGTCTGTTGGGTGGCGTCGCCACGGCGCAAGCGGCCGAGTCTCTTGAAGTGCTGCACTGGTGGACCTCGGGCGGCGAGTCGAAGGCCGTTGGCGTGCTCAAGGACGACATGACGAAGCAGGGTTATGTGTGGAAGGACTTCGCGGTCGCCGGTGGCGCGGGCGCGGCGGCCATGACCGCACTGAAGACCCAGGTGATCTCGGGCAATGCGCCTTCGGCTGCCCAGATCAAGGGTCCGCTGATTCAGGAATGGGCCGAGCAAGGCGTGCTGGTGCCGATCGACTCCGTCGCAGGCGACTGGAAGGCCAACCTCCCGCCGCAAATCGACAAGATCATCCACGCAGACGGTCACTACGTCGCTGCACCGTTCTCGGTGCACCGCGTGAACTGGGTGTGGATCAACAAGGCAGCGCTCGACAAGGTCGGCGGCAAGGCGCCGACCACGTGGCCGGAATTCTTCGCGCTGGCTGACAAGTTCAAGGCCGCAGGCATCCAGCCGGTCGCAGCCGGTGGCCAGCCCTGGCAAGACCTGACGCTGTGGGAAGACGTGGTCCTCTCGCAGGGCGCGGACTTCTACAAGAAGGCGCTCGTCGACCTCGACCAGAAGACCCTGACGTCGCAGCAGATGGTCGGCGTGTTCGACACGGTCCGCAAGATCGAGTCGTACATGGATAACGGCCGCACGGGCCGCGACTGGAACCTCGCCACGGCCATGGTCATCAACGGCAAGGCCGGCATGCAGTTCATGGGCGACTGGGCGAAGGGCGAGTTCGCGAACGCGAACAAGCAGCCGGGTACGGACTACGTTTGTGCAGCAGTGCCGGGCACCGCAAAGTCCTACACTTTTAACGTCGACTCGTTCGTGTTCTTCCAGCAGAAGGGCCAAAAGGCGGCAACGCCTGGTCAGCTCGCGCTCGCGAAGACGATCATGAGCCCGGAATTCCAGGAGCAGTTCAGCCTGTACAAGGGTTCGATCCCGGTGCGTCTGGGCGTCGACATGAGCAAGTTCGACGACTGCGCCAAGAAGTCGTACGCGGATGAGCAAACCGCGATCAAGGCAGGCGGCTATGTGCCGTCGCTCGCGCACGGCATGGCTCAGCCGGACGCAGCGGCCGGTGCGATCACCGACGTCGTGACGAAGTTCATGAACTCGAACCAGGATTCGAAGAGCGCGGTGGAAGCGCTCGCGAAGGCTGCGAAGACGAAGTGA